The Stenotrophomonas maltophilia genome segment CGAGGCGCAGGCGTGGCTGCAGCCGGGCGAGGGCCCGGCACCGACACTGGACCTGCGTGCCATCGATCCGGACATCGACTTCAGCTATGACTTCCAGGACCTGCATTTCACTCGTACTGGCGACTGCCCTGGCGGCGACCGCCGACGCCGCTGAGCCACCGCGCGTTTCGCCGGCCACCGATGCGGCCAGCGCCGGATTGGTGGAAATCCGCACATTGTCGCCAGGCATCGACATGGACATCCGATACGCCAATGCCAACAACTTCACCGGCGCGCGCGTGCCCGGCTATGAGGCGCCATCCTGCTACCTGCTGGCGCCCGTGGCGAAAGCGCTGGCGCTGGTGGAACAGGATCTGCGCGCGCAGGGATTTGGCCTGCGCCTCTACGACTGCTACCGGCCGGTGCGCTCGGTGCAGGCCTTCATGGCCTGGGTGAACGATCCGCGCGAACTCTCGCGCAAGGCACAGCAGTACCCGGACCTGGACAAGCCACGGCTGCTGGCCGACGGCTACATCGCCGAGCGTTCTGGCCATAGTCGTGGCGCCACGGTTGATCTTGGCCTGCTGGATTGCCGCACTGGCGCCTGCACGCCGCTGGACATGGGTACCGACTTCGATTTCTTTGGCCCGCGCGCGCATACCCGGACGAGCGGGCTGAGCACTGTGCAGCAGGCGAACCGCCAGCAGCTGGTGCAGGCGATGGCACGCCACGGCTTCGTCAACTATCCGCAGGAGTGGTGGCACTACACCCTGCAGCCCGAACCGGATCCCGGCACCGCGTACGACGTCCCGGTACGGTAGGGGTATCGGCAGGGCTGCGCCCTGCACCCGCGGTAGTGCCGGCCGCTGGCCGGCAACATCAGACGCAACAGCAACAGCGTGCATTCCGTGGGATGGCTTGGCGGTGCCGGAGTGCGGGGACGCCGTAAATCCGTCCATGGAGGCTTGGCAGCCGCATCCATGCGGCTGACACCCCGCACTCCGGCGCCGCCCAGCCTCTGACAGTTTCCCGCGCGGTCCGTTGTAGAGCCGAGTCCATGCTCGGCTGCTCTTTGTTCGTCGGCTGCTTCTTGTTCAATCGTCGAGATACTCGATCTCGATGGAGATTCATCCACGCATGGCGTGGATCTACTGGGGCTACCGGATTGGGGCCGGGGCAGATCCCTTACACTGGCCGCCTCTTCATCCCTGCCCACCCGATGAACCTTCCCCTGCACTTCGGCCTGCTCGGTACCCTGGAAGCCGGCGCCATCGCCCTGCTGGTCGGGCTGCTGGTGTACTTCCTGTGGTCGCAGCTGTGCCGGCTCCTGCACTGGACCGCGGGTCACGCGATCGGGTGGTCCTGTGTCATCGCCGTGATCATCTCCGCCGGCATCGATGCATGGAAGCTGTTCTACATGGGCATCGTGCGGCTGGAGTCGCCGCTGTACGCGCGCCTGTTCCTGGCCACCATCCACGATCCGAACGAACTCGGCAGCCGCGTGGTGCTGGAAATCGCCGGTGCGCTCGCCGGTGTTGCGCTGGGGTGGGTGTTGTTCAGTTCGCGGTCATCGGAAAAAACCGTCGACTGACGCAGGTTTTTCGTTGGTTGCCGGTTAAATCCGGCAGCGCTGAATGCGCATCTTATGAGCTGCTCACTTGCTGCTAACCACCGTGCTAATGCATGCGCGGGGGCGAGTGGTTAATGGTGCGTGTTGACGCGGGTCGCGGGGCAAAATCGATTCAGAAACGGGGTGGCAGGGTAGGTGCCGTGCGGAGACAACACGCCGCGCAACACCACCCAATTGGCAGGAGACACCCCTGATGACTATTCGCAACCGCAAGCCCCTGATCGCCCTGATCGTCGCCGCTGGCAGCGTGCTGGCCATTCCGGCGATGGCCCAGTCGGCCAAGCAGCAGGCGGCGCATGCGCAGAACGAGGCCGCACAGGCCCAGCAGGCGGCTGCACAGGCCGGCCAGGCCGCCGACCAGGCGACCAACGCTGCCGCAGCCGCATCGGCGCAGGCCAACGGCGGTGGCCAGACCTGGGCCAGCATCGATACCGATGGCAACGGCACCATCAGCAAGACCGAGGCGCAGGTGAACGCGGGCCTGGCCCAGGTGTTCGACCAGGCTGATACCAACAAGGACGGCGAGCTGAGCGCCGATGAGTACAAGGCCTATGTGGCCGCCCAGCAGGCCGGCGCCGGCGGCGCAGCGCAGGGTGCGCAGGGCAGGTAAGACCTGTATCGGGGCGTATGGGAACCCGGGCGGCTTCGGCCGCCCGGGTTTTTTTCGTCACCACGGCCCCTGTATCCTTGCGCGATGAACACCTCCACGCCTGCGCCGTCGCGCGCCATCGGCCTGGTCGGTTTTGACGGTGACGATACGCTGTGGAAGAGCGAGGACTACTACCGCAAGGCCGAGCAGGACTACCTTGACCTGCTGTCGCGCTACGTCGACGTGCACGACACCCAGACCGCGCGCCACCTGCTGGAAGTGCAGCAGCGCCACTTGGGCACCTTCGGCTACGGCGTGAAGAGCATGACGCTGTCGATGATCGAAGCGGCCATCGACATCACCGGGCAGCGCATCGAAGCGAAGGACATCCAGCGCATCCTGGATATCGGCCACGACACCCTGCGCCACCCGGTCGAACTGATCGACGGTGTGCGCGAAGCGGTGGCGGCCATCGCCGAGCACTACCCGGTGGTGCTGATCACCAAGGGCGACCTGTTCCACCAGGAAGCGAAGATCAAGGTCGCCAACCTGGGCGAGCTGTTCCCGCGCATCGAGATCGTCTCGGAGAAGGACCCGGAAACCTACGCCCGCGTGCTGGCCGAATTCGATCTGCCCATGCAGCGCTTCGTGATGGTCGGCAACTCGCTGCGTTCGGACATCGAGCCGGTGGTTACCCTGGGTGGCTGGGGCGTGCATACCCCGTACGCAGTGACCTGGGCCCACGAGACCCAGCACGGCGTGGCCGATGATGAACCGCGCATGGTCACCGCCGATACCGCCCACGACTGGCCGGCCGCACTGGCGGCGATCGAAGCCAAGGCCGCTGCGGCGGCCTGACAGGGCCCGGCGGCTGCGGCAGAATCGGGGCATGAATTACCGACTGCGCGTGTTGCTGTTGTCCCTGCTGCTGGCGCCGGCCACCGTGCTGGCCCAGCAGACCGCCGAGCGTTCGGCTGCGTATGAGGTGGCAACCGGCGACAGCTGGGTTGATGCCCAGCTGCAGGACATCAACCATTACGCCGAACGCTACCCGGATGCCTTTCTCGATGAGGTATCGCGCTATGCCGACGTGCCCCGTGGCTACATCAGCGCGCTGTTCACCACCCATGGCTGGCAGGCCGGGGACATCTATTTCGCCTGCTTCTGGGCCAAGGCCAGTGGCCAGACCTGCCGCGACAGCGTGCGCGCCTTCAGCCAGGACCCGGACGGCGGCTGGGAAGCGGTGGTGAAGCGGATGCCCACCAAGCCGGACAACCTGCATTACCGTGCCGTGCGCCACGCCATCGTGGCCAGCTACCAGCACTGGGACCGGCCGATCACCCTGGATGCCACCCTGAAGCGCCAGCTCAAGCGGTAGTGCCGGCCGCTGGCCGGCAATTGCACCCTTCCAGGCATCCGGAGATTGCCGGCCAGCGGCCGGCACTACCGGTTTGTTTCATGTTGCTCTGCATATCGCCGCCACCGCGCGCTCCGGCGACAATACGGGTCCGAGCTGTTCCCCCGTTCCCGTAATCGAGTGACTGATGAGCGCCTCTTTGGTTTCGCCTGATGTGATCCGCCGCCTGTTCGCACAGGCCATGTCCCGCATGTACCGCACCGAAGTGCCGCTGTACGGCACGCTGGTGGAACTGGTGGAGCGGATCAACGCGCAGGTGCTGGAGCAGGATCCGGCGCTGGCCGCGCAGCTGCAGCGCAACGACGAGCGCGCACGCCTGGATGAAGAGCGCCACGGCGCGATCCGCGTCGGCACCGTGCAGGAACTGGCCACGCTGCGCCGCCTGTTCGCCGTGATGGGCATGTACCCGGTCGGCTACTACGACCTGTCGGTCGCGGGCGTGCCGGTGCATTCCACCGCGTTCCGCCCGCTCACCGGCGCGGCGCTGGCGCAGAATCCGTTCCGCGTGTTCACCTCGCTGCTGCGCCTGGAGCTGATCGAAGACGAAGCGCTGCGTGCCGAATCGGCGAAAATCCTTGCGCGCCGCCGCATCTTCACCGACGGCGCGCTGGCGCTGATCGACCAGGCCGAGCGTGACGGTGGCCTGGCGCAGGCCGATGCCGAGCGCTTCGTCGAGGAAGCACTGGAAACCTTCCGCTGGCACGGCGATGCCACGGTCGACCTGCCGACCTACCACGCGCTGCACAACGCGCACCGCCTGGTGGCCGACGTGGTCAGTTTCCGTGGCCCGCACATCAATCACCTGACACCGCGCACGCTGGACATCGACGCTGCGCAGGCGGCGATGATCGAACACGGCATGGCGGCCAAGGCGGTGATCGAGGGCCCGCCGCGCCGCGCCTGCCCGATCCTGCTGCGCCAGACCAGCTTCAAGGCACTGGAAGAGGCCGTGCATTTCCCGGGCGGCGAAGGCGGCGATGCCGGCACCCATACCGCGCGCTTCGGCGAGATCGAACAGCGCGGCCTTGCGCTTACCCCGAAGGGCCGCGCGCTGTACGACCAGCTGTTGTCCCAGGCCCGCGATGCCGGTGGCGAAGGCAGCACCGGCGGCGACTACGGCCAGCGCCTGCAGGCGGTGTTCGCCAGCTTCCCGGATGACCATGACACGCTGCGCCAGGAAGGACTGGGCTATTACCGCTACCAGCTGACCGACGCCGGCCGTGCCGCGCCCGAGCGCGTGGCGGATCTGCCGGCTGAAGTGCTCGTGGCCGCCGGCCTGGCCACGGCCGACCCGATCGTCTATGAGGATTTCCTGCCGGTCAGTGCCGCGGGCATCTTCCAGTCGAACCTGGGTGGTGAAGAACAGCGCGCCTATGCCGCACATGCCAACCGCGAGGCCTTTGAGCAGGCGCTGGGCGTGGCGGTGAATGACGAGTTCGAGATCTACGAGCGGCTGCAGGCCGAATCGCTAGCGAGCCTGCGCATCGCGTGAAGGTAGAGCCGGCCGCTGGCCGGCTGTTGGGGAAGCCGGCCAGCGGCCGGCACTACCCGATTCCGTAGCTGGGGTCAGAGCCCTTTCCTGTGGAAAGGGATCCGACCCCGACGTTGCGCATGATCGGGGTCAGATCCCCTTTTGGTAGAAAAGGGCTCTGACCCCCAACGCAATCAGCCCTTCATCGTTCCGGTATCCAGCCAACGCTGGTGCCACGACAGCGCTTCCGGCAGCAGGTGCGGGGTGTGCTTGCCGTAGCTCTCGCGGCTGGCGCGGTCGAAGTAATCCTGCAGCTGCGGACGGAAATCCGGATGCGCGCAGTTGTCGATCAGCACCTGCGCGCGCTTGCGCGGGGTCAGGCCACGCAGGTCGGCCAGGCCCTGTTCGGTGACGATCACCGACACGTCGTGCTCGGTGTGGTCGACATGGCTGGCCATCGGCACGATCGCCGAAATGGTGCCGTTCTTCGCGGTGGACGGGCTCAGGAACGCCGACAGGAAACCGTTGCGGGCGAAGTCGCCGGAACCGCCGATGCCGTTCATGATCCGCGTGCCCATCACGTGCGTCGAATTGACGTTGCCGTAGATGTCCACCTCGATCATGCCGTTCATGCCGATGCAGCCCAGGCGGCGCACCAGTTCCGGATGGTTGGAGATTTCCTGCGTGCGCATGATGATGCGCTCGCGGTAGAAATCGATGTTCTCCTTGAACGTCTCGTTGGCCTGCGGGCTCAGCGCGAAACCCGTGCACGAGGCATAGCTCAGCACGCCGTCGCGCAGCAGGTCGAGCATGCCGTCCTGGATCACTTCGGTGAACGCGGCCAGGTCGCGGAAACCGCTCTTGGCCAGGCCGGCCAGCACCGCGTTGGGAATGTTGCCCACGCCCGACTGCAGCGGCAGCAGGTTCGGCGGCAGGCGGCCCTTCTTCACCTCATGCTTGAGGAACTCGATCAGGTGCGAGGCGATCTGTTCGCTGGTCGCATCGATCGGGCTGAACGGGCTGTTGCGGTCCGGGCCGTTGGTGCGTACCACGGCCACGATCTTGTCCGGGTCGCAGCGCAGCGCGGTGTCGCCGATGCGGTCGTTGGCGTTCACCAGCGGAATCGGTTTGCGGTGCGGCGGCAGCGCGGTGCCGTAGTAGATGTCATGCATGCCGTCGACGCCGGCCGGCTGCCATTCGTTGACCTCGACGATCACCTTCTTCGCCAGGTCCAGCCAGGTCTTGTTGTTGCCGACCGAGGTGGAGGGCACCAGCGAGCCATCCTCGCGGATGGCCGAGACTTCGATCACGGCGGTATCGATCTCGCCGTAGAAGCCGAACCACACGTGCTGGGCAACGTGGCTGAGGTGGATGTCGATGTAATCCAGCTTGCCCTCGTTGATGCGGTTGCGCGCATCCGGGTCGCTCTGGAACGGCATGCGCATGGCGATGCCATCGGCCTTGGCCAGCGCGCCATCGAGTTCCGGCGCGGTGGAGGCGCCGGTCATCAGCTTGATCTGGAAAGGGTTGCCCTGGGCATGCACCGCTTCAATGCGGCGGGCCAGTTCGACGGGAACGGCCTTGGGATACCCGGAGCCGGTAAAGCCGCTCATGGCCACGGTTTCACCGGGCTGGATCAGCGCGGCTGCGGCCTCTGCGGAGACCACGCGGTCACGGAGACGCGCGTTGGCGATGCGATCAACAGACATGACGACACGTGTTGCTGGGGGGAATTCCGATTATCGGCCATCCTCATCCGTACGGGGGGTTCTACCTTCGTGGAATGGCTTTTCCCCAGGGGCTCACCCAAACCCGTCGGTTTTGTTTTGCAGTGCAGCGTGCAAAGTGCTTTCGCAGCCCGCACGATGGCCCTGCATCCCGACGTGGGGGAGGGAGCAGAGCCCGCTGGCAGTTCGCTGCAAGCGGGCTTTTTTATTGCCTGTCGCCCAGTATGAATACGCGGCCTCCATTGTTGGTAATGCCGGCCGCTAACCGGCAGATCCGTTGACTTGGTAGTGCCGGCCGCTGGCCGGCAGATCCGATGATGCTGCCGAAGGTTACCGGGGTTGCCGGCCAGCGGCCGGCACTACCGGGTCCGTTGCGTCCCGACCGGGTCGATACAATCAGCCCATGACCCTCGCCCCCGCTGATCTGCCCGCCTCCCTGCAGCCTCTTGTCGACCGCGCCCTGGCGCGCCTGGCCCAGGTCCTGCCCGAGCCCATCCCGGCCGACCTGCTGCCGTTGCTGACCCGGCTGGCGGTGGCCAGCGACTTCGCGCTGGACACCCTGGTGCGTCAACCCGCGCTGCTGGCGCAGCTGGCCACGCCCGGCTGCCCGCCGATCCCGGCGCCGGTGCTCGACCCACTGCAGCCCAGCGACTGGCCGGCACAGCTGCGGCGCTGGCGTGCGGCGATGTCCACACGGCTGATCTGGCGCGACCTTGCCGGGCTGGACGACGTGGCGCAGACCCTGGCCGGCGCCACCACCTTGGCCGAAGACTGCCTGCGGCTGGCGCTGGAGGCCCTGCAGCAGGAATTCGCCCAGCGCCATGGCGTCATCGCCGATGACCAAGGCACGCCGCAGCAGCTGGTCGTGTTCGGCCTCGGCAAGCTGGGCGGCGGCGAGCTCAACTTCAGTTCCGATATCGATCTGGTCTACGCCTATCCGCACGGCGGCGAATCCGATGGCCCGCGCGCGCTGGCCGCCGAAGAGTACTTCGCCCGCCTCGGCCAGCGCCTGGCCAAGCTGCTGGACGAAACCACCGTCGATGGCTTCAGCCACCGTGTCGACCTGCGCCTGCGCCCATTCGGCAGCGCCGGCCGCGTCGCGCTGTCGTTCGCGGCGATGGACCAGTATTTCCAGCGCGAAGGCCGCGACTGGGAACGCTACGCGTGGCTGAAGGCGCGCGCGGTAGCCGGCGATATCGCCGCCGGTGAAGCGTGGCTGCAGACCCTGCGCCCGTTCGTGTACCGCCGCTACCTCGATTTCACCGCGCTCGATGGCCTGCGCGAAATGAAGGCGGCGATCACCGCCGAGGTCGCGCGCCGCGAGTTGCACGAGGACATCAAGCGTGGCGCCGGTGGCATCCGCGAAATCGAATTCCTGTGCCAGGCGTTGCAGCTGATCCGCGGTGGCCGTGAACCGGCACTGCGCGAGCGTCGCCTGCTGGTGGCGCTGGATGCACTGGTCGCCGCCGGACAGATCGCGCCCGAGGATGGCAGTGCACTGCGCGAGGCTTACCTGTTCCTGCGCCGGCTGGAGAACCGCCTGCAGATGCTGCGCGACGCGCAGACCCACGTACTGCCCAGCGACGCGCTGGACCGCGAGCGCATCGCCGTCGGCCTCGGCTATGCGGACTGGGACGTGCTGCGCGCGGCGTTGGCCGAACAGCAGCAGCGGGTCAGTACTGAATTCGCCGCGCTGCTGGCGCCGCGCAAGGGCCAGGCCGCGCCCGACGCGCTGGCCAACTACTGGCGCAGCCTGCCCGAAGGCAGCAACGCACCACTGCTGGCTGAAGCCGGGTTCCTCGATGCCAACGGCGCTGACCAGTCGCTGCGCGATTTCGCCCAGGGCACCGGCGTGAAGTCCTTGTCCGATGCGGCGCGTGCGCGGCTGGATCGCGTGCTGCCGGCACTGCTGCATGCGGCCACGCGCTCGCCACAACCCGACGCCGCGCTCAAGCGTGTGCTTGGCCTGCTGCAGGCGGTGCTGCGACGGACCAGCTATCTCGCGCTGCTGGACGAGCAGCCCAGTGCGCTGGCGCGGCTGGTGGATGTGCTGGCGCGCAGCGCGCTGCTGGCCGAGCGCCTGGCGGCGTATCCGCTGCTGTTGGACGAACTGCTGGACGTACGCGTGTCCGGGCCGATGCCGGATGCCGCCGGCATGCTGGCCGAGTGCCAGCAGGTGTTGGCGGTGGAGGATCCCGAATCCGCGCTGCGCTGGCTCAACGAGACGCGGCTGGCGCTCAGCTTCCGCATGGCGATGGCCACGCTGGATGGCCGCCAGGGCGCGGTGGACAGCACCCGGCAACTGGCCGAGCTGGCGCAGGCGGTGGTGGTCACCGTGCTGGCGATGGCCGAAGCGGACATGCATGCCGCACACGGCGGAATTCCCGGCGGACGTTTCGCGATCATCGGCTACGGCAGCCTGGGTGGGCTTGAACTGGGCTTCGGTTCCGATCTGGACCTGGTATTCCTGCATGACAACCCGGCCGGCGTGGATGCCAGTGATGGCGCGCGCCCGCTGGAGCCGGGCCGCTGGTATGCACGCCTGGCGCAGAAAGTGATGGCCCTGCTCGGCGCGGTTACCGCCGCCGGCCGCCTGTACGACATCGATGTGCGCCTGCGCCCGGACGGTGGCAAGGGTTCGCTGGTGTCTTCGCTGGCCAGCTACACCGAATACCAGCGCGAACGCGCATGGACCTGGGAACACCAAGCCCTGGTGCGCGCACGCGGCGTGGCCGGCGATGCGAGCTTGCTGGCCGACTTCGAGCAGGTGCGTGCACAAACGCTTGGGCGTGAGCGCGACACGGGTGTGCTGTATGCGGACGTGCTGAAGATGCGCGGCCGCATGCGCACCGAACTGGACCGCAGCGATGCCGCACGACTGGACCTGAAGCAGGGTGCCGGCGGCGTGGTGGACCTGGAGTTCCTGCTGCAGACCGGCGTGCTGGCGCGCAGTGCGCAGCATGCGGTGCTGCTGCAGCCGCGCGATACACCGTCGTTGATCGATGCGTTGGCGGTGGCCGGTTTCCTTCCCGATGCCACCGCGCATGCACTGCATGGGGCACATGCCACGCTGCTGGACGTAGGCCTGGCCTGCACGCTGGACCGGCGCCCGCGGTTGGCGCCGACCACGCCTGCGATTGAAGAGGCGTGTGCCGCGATTACGGCAGCGTGCAGAGCCGCGGAGCTGCCGTTCGCCTGAGCGGGGGCAAATGCTGCAACCACTTTGGGTGGGTGCGGACCGTTGGTCGGCACCCACCGGATCAATGGCCCTGAGATGGCCCGCTTCTGGTAGGTGCCGACCGTTGGTCGGCACAATCTGTCGGCAGCGATGAGTTCTGCAGGGCGTGCCGACCCACGGTCGGCACCCACCGGATCAATGGCCCTGCGATGCCTGCTTCTGGTAGGTGCCGACCGTTGGTCGGCACAATCTGTCGGCAGCGATGAGTTCTGCAGGGCGTGCCGACCCACGGTCGGCACCCACCGAATCAATGGCCCTGCGATGCCCGCTCCTGGTAGGTGCCGACCGTTGGTCGGCACAATCTGTCGGCAGCGATGAGTTCTGCAGGGCGTGCCGACCAACGGTCGGCACCCACCGAATCAATGGCCCTGCGATGCCCGCTCCTGGCAGGTGCCGACCGTTGGTCGGCACAATCTGTCGGCAGCAATGAGTTCTGCAGGGCGTGCCGACCAACGGTCGGCACCCACCGAATCAATGGCCCTGCGATGCCCGCTCCTGGCAGGTGCCGACCGTTGGTCGGCACAATCTGTCGGCAGCGATGAGTTCTGCAGGGCGCGCCGACCAACGGTCGGCACCTACCAAAGCATGTGCGGTCAGCTGGTGGCCCGCAGCGGCGCCATCTTCCACAACAACGCGCGGAACGGGGCCAGCAGGCACACGCCGATCGCCAGCTTCACCGCCAGGTCGCCCGCTGCCCAGCTCACCCACGGCAGGGCGGAACCGGCAAACGCGATCGACCAGAAAATGGTGGTATCCACCGTCGCGCTGCAGGTGGTGGCCACCATCGGTGCGCGCCACCAGCTGCCACGACGCAGGCGGTCGAACACGGTGATGTCCAGCAGCTGCGCCACGATGAAGGCCGAGCACGAGGCAATGGCGATGCGCGGCGTGGCCACCCACACCGACAACACCACCGCCACCAGGAAGCCGATCCACGCCACGCGGCGCGCCGGGCCCGGGCCGAAGCGGCGGTTGATCAGGTTGCTGACCAGGAACGCGACCGGATAGCTGAAGGCACCCCAGGTCAGCCAGTCGTTGATCGGGTACTGCACCAGTACGTTGGACAGCAGCACCACCGCGCCCATCGCCAGTACCGCCAGCACCAGGGCGCGGGCGGTCAGCGGGGCAAAAAGAGGGGCAGGACGCACGGACATGGCGAGCCAGGGGGACAAAGGGCGATCGCCCATTATCCGCCCGGCCCGCGGCAAAGCCAAAACCGGTCGTTCAGCTTTACAGCGCTTCGCTCATCACATCGCCAGCGGCGTAGGCGGTGGGCACGTAAGCCAGTGCCTGGCCCTGCGCGCTTTTCACGGTCCAGCCGGCACCGGCTTCGGTGGGGTCGAAGTGCACCTGCTGGCCGACCACGAAGCCTGCAGCCTGGTCTTGATGCACGCGCGCCGGCCAGCGCAGGGTGGCGGTCTGATCGGCTTTGTCCGGCACCTGCAGCTGTACCTGGCGCTCGCCCTCCGGCGTGGTCTCCACCTTCTTCACCTCCATCGGCGGCAGCGGCACTGCCTTGGTGCGCGTGGCCCGGCCGTTGCGTTCGCTGGCCTTGAACGGCGCCTTGGACAGTTCGGACAAGCCCATCGAGGCCGCCAGTGGCAACGACAGCACCACGAACGACGTCACGATCACGCTGGCCTCGCTGCTGTTCAACTGCGGCGCGGCGCCAGCATGGACAGTGGGCACCAGCAGCACCGAGAGCAGCAGGGCGGACGCGGGAATGCGCAGGCAACGGAACATGGAGACCTCCTGGTCAACGTGGGGGCGGCGGCTCAGCGCCGGGTATCGAAGATGTCGCGCGGGCCGGTGGCCTCGGGCAGGTATTCCAGCGGGCGGCCCTGGTTGTCCTTCACCTGCCAGCCCTGGTCGGTGCCGGTCGGCTCGAAGTTCACGGTCTGGCCCACGGTGAACTGCACGGCGGGATCGCCGGGGCGCTTCGGCCACTGCATCGACGCGGTGTTCTGCGGGTTGTTGGCATCACGCAGCAGTACTTCGCGGCGGCCGTCGACGGTGGTGGCGATGGCGCTCACCTGCATCTGCGGCAGCTTCACCGATGCGCCGTGGCCGGGCGGCAGCCCGGCATCCCGGGCTTCCTTGGCAGCGGCGGCGCG includes the following:
- a CDS encoding queuosine precursor transporter; translated protein: MSVRPAPLFAPLTARALVLAVLAMGAVVLLSNVLVQYPINDWLTWGAFSYPVAFLVSNLINRRFGPGPARRVAWIGFLVAVVLSVWVATPRIAIASCSAFIVAQLLDITVFDRLRRGSWWRAPMVATTCSATVDTTIFWSIAFAGSALPWVSWAAGDLAVKLAIGVCLLAPFRALLWKMAPLRATS
- a CDS encoding HAD family hydrolase; this encodes MNTSTPAPSRAIGLVGFDGDDTLWKSEDYYRKAEQDYLDLLSRYVDVHDTQTARHLLEVQQRHLGTFGYGVKSMTLSMIEAAIDITGQRIEAKDIQRILDIGHDTLRHPVELIDGVREAVAAIAEHYPVVLITKGDLFHQEAKIKVANLGELFPRIEIVSEKDPETYARVLAEFDLPMQRFVMVGNSLRSDIEPVVTLGGWGVHTPYAVTWAHETQHGVADDEPRMVTADTAHDWPAALAAIEAKAAAAA
- a CDS encoding EF-hand domain-containing protein; translation: MTIRNRKPLIALIVAAGSVLAIPAMAQSAKQQAAHAQNEAAQAQQAAAQAGQAADQATNAAAAASAQANGGGQTWASIDTDGNGTISKTEAQVNAGLAQVFDQADTNKDGELSADEYKAYVAAQQAGAGGAAQGAQGR
- a CDS encoding acetyl-CoA hydrolase/transferase family protein — encoded protein: MSVDRIANARLRDRVVSAEAAAALIQPGETVAMSGFTGSGYPKAVPVELARRIEAVHAQGNPFQIKLMTGASTAPELDGALAKADGIAMRMPFQSDPDARNRINEGKLDYIDIHLSHVAQHVWFGFYGEIDTAVIEVSAIREDGSLVPSTSVGNNKTWLDLAKKVIVEVNEWQPAGVDGMHDIYYGTALPPHRKPIPLVNANDRIGDTALRCDPDKIVAVVRTNGPDRNSPFSPIDATSEQIASHLIEFLKHEVKKGRLPPNLLPLQSGVGNIPNAVLAGLAKSGFRDLAAFTEVIQDGMLDLLRDGVLSYASCTGFALSPQANETFKENIDFYRERIIMRTQEISNHPELVRRLGCIGMNGMIEVDIYGNVNSTHVMGTRIMNGIGGSGDFARNGFLSAFLSPSTAKNGTISAIVPMASHVDHTEHDVSVIVTEQGLADLRGLTPRKRAQVLIDNCAHPDFRPQLQDYFDRASRESYGKHTPHLLPEALSWHQRWLDTGTMKG
- the glnE gene encoding bifunctional [glutamate--ammonia ligase]-adenylyl-L-tyrosine phosphorylase/[glutamate--ammonia-ligase] adenylyltransferase, with protein sequence MTLAPADLPASLQPLVDRALARLAQVLPEPIPADLLPLLTRLAVASDFALDTLVRQPALLAQLATPGCPPIPAPVLDPLQPSDWPAQLRRWRAAMSTRLIWRDLAGLDDVAQTLAGATTLAEDCLRLALEALQQEFAQRHGVIADDQGTPQQLVVFGLGKLGGGELNFSSDIDLVYAYPHGGESDGPRALAAEEYFARLGQRLAKLLDETTVDGFSHRVDLRLRPFGSAGRVALSFAAMDQYFQREGRDWERYAWLKARAVAGDIAAGEAWLQTLRPFVYRRYLDFTALDGLREMKAAITAEVARRELHEDIKRGAGGIREIEFLCQALQLIRGGREPALRERRLLVALDALVAAGQIAPEDGSALREAYLFLRRLENRLQMLRDAQTHVLPSDALDRERIAVGLGYADWDVLRAALAEQQQRVSTEFAALLAPRKGQAAPDALANYWRSLPEGSNAPLLAEAGFLDANGADQSLRDFAQGTGVKSLSDAARARLDRVLPALLHAATRSPQPDAALKRVLGLLQAVLRRTSYLALLDEQPSALARLVDVLARSALLAERLAAYPLLLDELLDVRVSGPMPDAAGMLAECQQVLAVEDPESALRWLNETRLALSFRMAMATLDGRQGAVDSTRQLAELAQAVVVTVLAMAEADMHAAHGGIPGGRFAIIGYGSLGGLELGFGSDLDLVFLHDNPAGVDASDGARPLEPGRWYARLAQKVMALLGAVTAAGRLYDIDVRLRPDGGKGSLVSSLASYTEYQRERAWTWEHQALVRARGVAGDASLLADFEQVRAQTLGRERDTGVLYADVLKMRGRMRTELDRSDAARLDLKQGAGGVVDLEFLLQTGVLARSAQHAVLLQPRDTPSLIDALAVAGFLPDATAHALHGAHATLLDVGLACTLDRRPRLAPTTPAIEEACAAITAACRAAELPFA
- a CDS encoding M15 family metallopeptidase → MTSRTCISLVLATALAATADAAEPPRVSPATDAASAGLVEIRTLSPGIDMDIRYANANNFTGARVPGYEAPSCYLLAPVAKALALVEQDLRAQGFGLRLYDCYRPVRSVQAFMAWVNDPRELSRKAQQYPDLDKPRLLADGYIAERSGHSRGATVDLGLLDCRTGACTPLDMGTDFDFFGPRAHTRTSGLSTVQQANRQQLVQAMARHGFVNYPQEWWHYTLQPEPDPGTAYDVPVR
- the hglS gene encoding 2-oxoadipate dioxygenase/decarboxylase HglS, with translation MSASLVSPDVIRRLFAQAMSRMYRTEVPLYGTLVELVERINAQVLEQDPALAAQLQRNDERARLDEERHGAIRVGTVQELATLRRLFAVMGMYPVGYYDLSVAGVPVHSTAFRPLTGAALAQNPFRVFTSLLRLELIEDEALRAESAKILARRRIFTDGALALIDQAERDGGLAQADAERFVEEALETFRWHGDATVDLPTYHALHNAHRLVADVVSFRGPHINHLTPRTLDIDAAQAAMIEHGMAAKAVIEGPPRRACPILLRQTSFKALEEAVHFPGGEGGDAGTHTARFGEIEQRGLALTPKGRALYDQLLSQARDAGGEGSTGGDYGQRLQAVFASFPDDHDTLRQEGLGYYRYQLTDAGRAAPERVADLPAEVLVAAGLATADPIVYEDFLPVSAAGIFQSNLGGEEQRAYAAHANREAFEQALGVAVNDEFEIYERLQAESLASLRIA